Genomic window (Bradyrhizobium sp. 186):
CGGGCGATGCCATGTCCGACCTGGAAACGGGCTGAGCGTTATCGACCGGCGCAAGGCCGGTGATGACGCGGCTTTGATCCGATGCTGTTCAACGATTACCCCTTTCTCCTGGTTTTCCTGCCGGCGGCGCTGCTGATCTACCGCCTCGCCGATCCCTATCCGGGCTTGCGCATCGGCGTACAGGTCGCGCTGTCGCTTGCCTTCTACGCCTGGGGCAGCCCGTCCTTCATCCCGCTCCTGGTCGCTTCGATCGCGATCAACTGGCTCGCCTCGGTCGTCTATGGCCGCATGAAATGGTCCGGTGTGATCACGCTGGTAATCGTGCTCGATCTCGCCGTGCTGGCGCTGTTCAAATACGCCAACTTCGGGCTCGCCAATCTCGGGCTTGTGTTCGGCACGAAGCTGCCGACGCTCGACATCGGGCTGCCGCTCGGCATCTCTTTCTTCACCTTCCATCACGTCATGTATCTGGTCGATCTGAAGCGCGGCAAGGCGCCGCTCTATGCGCTCGACCGCTACGCGCTCTACATCGCCTTCTTCCCGCAGGCGATCGCGGGGCCCTTGGCGCGCTGGTCGGAGGTGATGCAACAGTTCGGCCGACAGGTCTATGTGCCGGGCTGGCAGCGCCAGTTCTGCATCGCGACTTGCTTCATCGCGCTCGGCCTGTTCGAGAAGGTCGTGATCGCCGACAGCATCGCGCATCTGCTCGATCCCATCTATGCGCAGGCGGCGAGTGGACCGCTCGCGCGTGGAGACGCGTGGCTCGCCTTCTGCTTCTCCTTCCAGATCCTGTTCGATTTCTCCGGCTATTCCGACATCGCGATCGGCCTCGGCCTGCTGTTCGGCGTGCAACTGCCCTATAATTTCAATGCGCCGCTGCGCTCGACCAATATCCAGGATTTCTGGCAGCGTTGGCACATCACTTTGATGCTGTTCCTGCGCGACTACGTGTTCTACCCGCTGGTCAATTTGCGCCTGCTGCCGCGGCGCTGGCTGCCGGTCCAGTTCTTCGGTGCGATGATGATCACGATGGCGCTGTGCGGCCTGTGGCACGGTGCAAGCTGGGCCTTTGTGCTGTGGGGCATGCTGCACGGCCTCGCATTGGTAGCCTGCGCGCTGTGGCGCCGCTACGGCCCGGATTTCCCGTCCTGGCTCGGCTGGGCACTCACCGTGCTGTTCGTGCTCGCAACCGGCGTGATCTTCCGCGCCGGATCGGTCGAGGCGGCTTGGTACGTCTTTTCCGGGCTCGTTTCGCCGCTGCCGCTCGATCGCGGACAACATCTGTGGCCGCTGATCGCGGCGCCGCTGTTCGCCTTCCTGTTGCCGGCGAGCCAGGACATCGTCGCCGTATTCACCCGCCGCCCGAATCCAGTGCTCGCGGGTGTGCTCGGCGTCGGACTGTTCGCATTGCTGCTCCATATGGGTGGTCGGGATCTCCATGAGTTCGTCTATTTCAAGTTCTGATACTGATCCCGGTTGGGGCCGGAGCCTGCTGGTGTGCCTGGGCACGCTGATCGGCGCTGCAATGCTGGTGCTCGCGCTGATGGTGCTGGTCGAT
Coding sequences:
- a CDS encoding MBOAT family O-acyltransferase, which codes for MLFNDYPFLLVFLPAALLIYRLADPYPGLRIGVQVALSLAFYAWGSPSFIPLLVASIAINWLASVVYGRMKWSGVITLVIVLDLAVLALFKYANFGLANLGLVFGTKLPTLDIGLPLGISFFTFHHVMYLVDLKRGKAPLYALDRYALYIAFFPQAIAGPLARWSEVMQQFGRQVYVPGWQRQFCIATCFIALGLFEKVVIADSIAHLLDPIYAQAASGPLARGDAWLAFCFSFQILFDFSGYSDIAIGLGLLFGVQLPYNFNAPLRSTNIQDFWQRWHITLMLFLRDYVFYPLVNLRLLPRRWLPVQFFGAMMITMALCGLWHGASWAFVLWGMLHGLALVACALWRRYGPDFPSWLGWALTVLFVLATGVIFRAGSVEAAWYVFSGLVSPLPLDRGQHLWPLIAAPLFAFLLPASQDIVAVFTRRPNPVLAGVLGVGLFALLLHMGGRDLHEFVYFKF